Proteins from a single region of Ziziphus jujuba cultivar Dongzao chromosome 1, ASM3175591v1:
- the LOC107405022 gene encoding equilibrative nucleotide transporter 8 — protein sequence MGGVKVPGDDQPELARDTYRIAYIIHFLLGAGNLLPWNALITAVDYFGSLYPNKHVEKVFSVAYMASSLLVLVVMIFMTWRGGGWCGKMRSRLTLNLGFSMFIMSLMVSPLMDWVWWSRESSGRDNGNYAVTVVSVVICGLADGLVGGSLMGAAGRLPKEYMQAVFAGTASSGVLVSSLRILTKAVLPQTPKGLRTSAHLYFMVSTIILLCCIICCNLLHKLPVMQHHCRLLQGYPTCSRPQIWGVARKIKWPTFGIFTIYTVTLSIFPGFIAENLHSKLFQDWYPILLITVYNVADLVGKSLTAVYVLEGINKATWASLARLLFYPLFTACLHGPIWMKTETPIIVLTFMLGLTNGYLTSVLMILVPKAVPVSEAELSAIVMVVFLGIGLVSGSVFGWFWII from the exons ATGGGAGGTGTTAAAGTTCCTGGAGATGACCAACCTGAACTAGCAAGAGACACATATAGAATTGCTTACATTATCCATTTCTTGCTGGGTGCTGGGAATTTGCTTCCATGGAATGCTTTAATCACTGCTGTTGATTACTTTGGCTCTCTCTATCCCAACAAACACGTTGAGAAGGTTTTCTCTGTTGCTTACATGGCTTCTTCTTTGCTAGTTTTGGTAGTGATGATCTTCATGACTTGGCGTGGAGGCGGCTGGTGTGGGAAGATGAGATCCAGGCTGACACTGAACCTGGGATTTTCTATGTTTATTATGTCTTTAATGGTGTCTCCTCTAATGGACTGGGTATGGTGGAGCAGGGAATCAAGTGGCAGGGACAATGGAAACTATGCTGTGACAGTCGTTTCGGTTGTAATCTGCGGTTTAGCCGATGGCCTGGTGGGTGGAAGCTTGATGGGAGCAGCTGGCAGGCTTCCAAAAGAGTATATGCAAGCAGTTTTTGCAGGAACTGCTTCTTCAG GTGTTCTAGTTTCCTCACTGAGGATTTTAACAAAGGCAGTGCTTCCACAGACACCAAAGGGTCTTCGTACAAGCGCCCACTTGTATTTCATGGTCAGCACCATTATCCTGCTATGCTGcataatttgttgcaatttgctGCACAAATTACCAGTCATGCAGCACCATTGCAGACTTCTCCAAGGTTACCCTACGTGTTCGAGACCGCAAATTTGGGGTGTGGCAAGAAAGATCAAGTGGCCAACTTTTGGGATCTTCACAATCTATACTGTGACTCTCTCAATTTTCCCAGGATTTATAGCTGAAAATCTGCATTCCAAGCTTTTCCAAGACTGGTACCCCATATTGCTGATCACTGTCTATAATGTTGCAGATTTAGTGGGTAAGTCTTTGACTGCAGTATATGTGTTAGAGGGTATTAACAAGGCAACTTGGGCTAGCCTAGCCAGACTCCTTTTCTACCCTCTTTTCACTGCTTGCCTCCATGGCCCCATATGGATGAAAACTGAAACTCCTATAATAGTTCTCACATTCATGCTTGGACTTACCAACGGGTACCTGACAAGTGTACTGATGATCCTCGTTCCTAAGGCGGTACCAGTTTCGGAAGCAGAGCTGTCAGCAATTGTAATGGTTGTTTTCCTGGGAATAGGGTTGGTTTCTGGTTCGGTTTTTGGCTGGTTCTGGATCATTTGA